TGGCCGAGCCGTACGTGATCGCGGGCGTCAATGTGATCGCCGCCGATACCACCGAGCAGGCGCAGCAGGAATTCCTCGAATCCAAGCGCAATCGTGTCAGTCTGCTTCTCGGCCGCGGTCGCACGTTTACCGACGACGAGGCCGATATGCTGCTCGACTCCCCCGCCGGTCAGCAGGTTCTCCAAATGGCCAGGTACAGCGCAGTCGGCACTCCCGCCGAAGTCCGCGCGTACCTGGACGAATTCACCGAGCACGCGCAGGCCGACGAGCTGATCACCGTCTCCACCGGCACCAACCGCGCCGCGTGGCTGCGCACGTTCGAACTACTCGCCGACGTCAGCAACCTGGTGCCCGCCTAAGCTGCGGGTATGGGCGATCCATCCCGTCGCGGGTTCATCTCGGTACTGGCCGTACTTCTCTCGACGGGGTGGGCTGCCAACCACTTTGCCTCCCTCATCCCGGTATTGCGGGACCATGAGGGTCTCTCGCACGCCGTTCTCGACGGTGTGTTCGGCATCTACGCACTCGGTCTACTTCCCGGACTGTTGACCGGTGGCGTGCTCTCCGATCGTGTCGGCCGAGCGGCCGTTGTCCTGCCCGGAGCGCTTGTCGCCGCACTGGGCACGGTATTTCTGCTGCTGTGGCACAACACTTCCGGCCTCCTGGTGGGTCGTCTGGTCGTCGGTATCGGTGCCGGTCTGGCAATCGGCGCGGGCACGGCCTGGGCCGCTGATCTGCGCGGCAAGGCGGGAACCGTGCTGGCGGGCGTGGTCCTCACCGCCGGTTTTGCTCTGGGCCCCTTGATCTCCGGCCTGATGGCCCAGTTCGCAGCCTTTCCCTTGGTCACACCCTTTGTTGTCTCGGCGTTGCTCTCCGTGTGTTCCGTTGCCGCCGCAGCGATGTGGAGCCGAACACCTACTCCGCCTTCCGCAGTGATCCCGTTGCCTGCCGACGGTCGACGATCGGTCCGCTCAGCCCTGATCTGGGCGCTGCCACTGGCGCCCTGGGTGTTTGCCAGTGCGACAGTCTCGTTCGTGACGATGTCCGCGCGACTCGGCGACCGCTACTCCGGCCCACTGCTCCCCGGAATTGCTGCGGCAATCACACTCGGTGCGGGCATCACCGTTCAAACCGTTGCGCGTCATCGCAATTGGGGCCGGCAAGCCGGAAGCGCAGGTGCCGGGTTGGCAGCGCTCGGATACTGCCTCGTCGCGGCCGGCGGAGCCCACCCGCCGCTGGTCCTGTTTGTCGTCTGCGCCCTCGTCCTTGGAACCGCATACGGCTTGTGTCTGCGCAGTGGTCTTCTCGACCTCGAAACCCTTGCGCCACCGGCATCACGCGGAACATTGACGGGCATCTTCTACGTCGGAACGTACCTCGGCTTCGGATTGCCCGTACTTCTTGTCGTCCTCGAACCGAGCCTGGGTCCGTCCGTGCCCATGCTTGCCCTCGCTGCACTTGCCGCGTTGGTTGCCGTGATTCGATTCCGGGCAGTGTTAGCGTCGTACCAGCCCACGACACCCAAGGAGTTCGCGTCATGAACGCTCGCATCCAGCCTGGCCGGTTGAAAGAACTCGGCCCGATCAACTGGGGAATCTGGCGTGTCCTCTCGAAAGCCGCCGGCGCACCGGACGCACACCTCTTCAGCACCTTGGGCCGTACCGGTGGCCTGTTCCGCGGTTGGCTGCACTACTCCGGGTCTTTGATGCCCGGCGGCAAGATCTCACGCCACGACACCGAACTGATCATCCTGCGCGTCGCACATCTACGCGAGTGCGACTACGAAATGGATCACCACATCAGGCTCGGCCGAAAGGCTGGAATCGACGCACAACACCTTGCCCGAATTATCGAGGGCCCCACAGCTTCCGGGTTGAGTTCTCGTCACCAGGCGATCTTGGCTGCGGTCGACGAGTTGGTCACCACCAAAGACGTCTCCGACTCGACCTGGAAGACGTTGTCCCAGCACCTCGACGACCGTCGGCTCATCGAGTTCACGTTGCTGGTAACCCAGTACGACGGGTTGGCCACCACGATCGGGACGTTGCGCATCCAACGCGATTTTTCGTAGCCGCTCTCAGGGCTTGCAGATACGAATTATCGCTTCGCGCACCACTTCACGACGGTGATCGAGTTCCTGCGCGTCCACCGATTGGTTGTCGGCAATGCCGGGCGCGACCACCCAGGCGAGCACGAGGCCGAAGATCAGGGTGATGAGGTCTTCCGGATTCCAGTGAGCGGCGATTGTGCCGTCGTCCTGGGCCTTGCGAATCGCGGTGATCCGCGGGAGCCAACTGGAATGCTCTTCTGCTTGTTTGCGCATCCGAGGTCCTTCGCCCTGCAGTTGACCCCAGATCATCATGCGCTGGATGTGCGGCTTCCTGGTCATGGCATCGAACAATTCGACAGCATGCTGCGGTACGTCGCCGCCCACCCATTCGACAGATTCCATGGCTTCGACGAAGTCCGCGTCGAGCACGGCATGAAAGAGCGCCACTTTGTCCCCGAAGTACGCGTAAAGCCGTTCCTTGCTGGCGTTACCGTTCTTCGCGATGCGATCGATTCGTGCGCCGGCGAGTCCGTAGGTGCCGAACTCTTCCAGTGCAGCGTCGAGGATTCGCTGCTTCGTCGCGGTCACATCTGTGGGAGCCATAGTGATTATCGTAACCGAACGAACTATTTCGTTTGACTCTCGAAGAAGTGCTCACTTACCTTGTAACGATGACCACCACTGACGTCGAAAGCGGCGCAACGCCGCCGTCTCCGGAGATCTCCGAGAACCCGAATCATCAACGACGCTGGCTGGTGCTCTGCATCGTCGCGTTTGCACAACTCATGGTGGTGCTCGACGGCACCATCGTCTCCATCGCCCTGCCCGCCGCGCAGGAAGAACTCGGCATCAGCGACCTCGATCGCGCCTGGGTTGTCACCTCGTACGCGCTGGCATTCGGCGCACTGCTACTCCTCGGTGGCCGCATCGCCGACTACTGGGGACGTAAGCGCTCCTTCATCGTCGGCATGGCCGGCTTTGCCGTGGCGTCGGGCATCGGCGGCATCGCCCAGTCCGGCATCGAACTCTTCATCGCCCGTGCCGGCCAGGGTGTCTTCGCGGCACTTCTCGCGCCCGCCGCACTGTCGATGCTCACCACGACCTTCATCGGAGAAAAGGAGCGCGCCAAGGCTTTTGCCGTCTACGGCGCGATCTCCGGCGGTGGCGCGGCTATCGGTCTGCTGCTCGGCGGCGTCCTGACTCAGTACGTCGACTGGCGCTGGTGCCTGCTCGTGAACATCCCGATCGCTCTCATCGCGATTGGTGCTGCCGTCCCGATCGTCAAGGAAACCAAGGCGCACGGCGACACGAGCTACGACCTTCCGGGCGCTGTCCTCATCGCGCTCGGACTCGGCTCCCTGGTCTACGGATTCACGCGCGCCGAACACGGCTGGGGTCAGACCGACACCCTGCTGTTCATCGCCCTCGGCTTGGTTTTCCTCGCGCTGTTCGTGGTCGTCGAAAGCCGCAGCAAGAATCCGCTTCTGCCACTGAGCGTTCCGTGGCATCGCGACCGCGGCGCGGCACTGATCGGCTCCATGCTCGTCGGCGCAGCCCTTCTCGGCGGCACCTTGTACCTCACGTTCTACCTGCAGATCGTGCTCGGATTCAGCCCCGTCATGGCCGGCGTCGGTTCACTGCCGATGGCCTTCTTCATCGTGCTGGCTTCCACCGCGGCTGCTCAGCTGTCCACCAAGATCGGCCCCAAGCCGCTCATGGTTGCCGGCCCCTTGGTCGCCGCAGTCGGACTTCTTCTGCTCACCCAGATCGAGGTTCACAGCTCGTACTGGACCCACGTGTTCCCGGGCCTTGCCATCTTCGGCTTCGGTTTGGGCCTGCTGATGGTGCCCATGCAGAACCTCGCGCTGATCGGTGTTCCGGACCACGACGCCGGCGCAGCCAGCGCCCTCGTCAACGCAACCCTGCAGATCGGCGGCGCACTGGGAACCGCACTCTTCACCACGATCTACGCGTCGGCCAAGTCCGCATTCACCGCAGACAACGCGGCGCCGATCCCCCCGGAAGGCATGCCTGCCGACTTGTCGAACGCGGCCGTCCCGACCGGCGACGAATTGGCTCTACTCCCCCAGCCGGTGCAGGACTTCATCGCCTCGATGACCGACTACTTCTTCGGCGCCGAGGTTTCGGGATACTCCGCCGCATTCGGTTGGGCCGCAATCCTGTTGGCGATCATCGCACCCGTCGTCGTGGTGCTGGTTCGCGCCAAGAAGGGTGATCTCCCCGCCGAAGGCGCGGTACATATGGGCTAAACCCTTGTGCGCCTTTATTAACCGCCCGCGGTTGATAAAGGCGCACAGCAGGTTAGGCCTGCTTCAAGACCTCAGCCACCGGCGTGCTGCTGCGGCCGATCAGTTTCTGCAGGTCACCGGACTCGGTGTCCAATGCTCCCGTGGCGATTGCCGCATCGGAATCGGCAAGAATCTCCGCGACCGGAGCAGGCAATCCGACGCTCTCGAGAATCCCCTTGTATGCGTCCTCGCTCACGAACTGGTACGCGACGGACTTGCCGGCGAACTCGCTGACCTTCTCCGCGAACTGAGCGTAGGTAAGGCGCTCGTCGCCGCCCAATTCGTAGACCGCGCCTTCGTGGCCGTCCGTCGTGACTACTGCCGCTGCGGCATCCGCGTAATCCGCCCGCGCTGCGCCGGCAACCTTTCCGTCCGCGCCCGCTCCGACCACTGCGCCGCGCTCGATAACGCCGGCCAGGTCGTTGAGGAAGTTCTCCCAGTACCACCCGTTGCGCAGCAGTGCGAACGCAACGCCACTCGCGGCCAGTACATCCTCGGTTGCCTTGTGCTCGGCAGCGAGCTTCATCACAGTGTCCTGCGCGTTCAAAATGCTTGTGTACGCGATGAATCCGACGCCCGCAGCCTTTGCTGCGTTGATGACGTTGGTGTGCTGGGCAAGTCGCTGGCCCACTTCGCTGCCCGAGATCAGCACCACTTTGTCGACGCCGGCAAAGGCTGCTTCCAATGCGGCGACATCGGTGTAGTCCGCCTTGCGAACCACCACGCCGCGGGCTGCGAGATCCGCAGCCTTCTCCGGATTACGAACCACGGCGACGATGTCCGACGCGGGTGTACCCCGCGTGATGAGTGCCTCGACAACAAGGTGTCCGAGGTTTCCCGTTGCGCCGGTGACTGCGATGCTCATGTGAACTCCCGTTTAGGTTGAAGCGTGAACGTGCTCTGCAACCATCATGCACTAATTTTTAGTAAGTGCAACCACAAGAGTTAGCGCTATCGGTATGTTTAGTAGTACCCTGGGGACATGACCAGCACCGATATCCCTTCCTGTGCTGCCGAAACAGATCAGGATCCCACTCTCGAGGCCGATGTGTTCGCTCGCGGATGCAATTCCCGGGCAGCGCTCCAGAACGCAACCGGCCGCTGGGGCGCTCTGGCATTGGCAGCGCTACACGAAGGCCCGTACCGGTTCAGCGCGCTGCGTCGACGCGTCGACGGCGTCAGTGAGCGGATGCTCTCGCAGACCCTGCAAGCACTCGAGCGGGATGGCCTCGTGCACCGTGAAGTGCTCGAAACCATCCCGCCCAAAGTGGAATACAGTTTGACCGAACTCGGCGCCGACGTCGCGGGCAAGATCACCGCACTGATCGAACTCCTCGAATCGAGGGTGCCGACAATCGTTGATTCACAAGCGTCTTACGACGCCCGCAATCAGTAACACCCGCAATCAGTCACGCCCGCAATCAGTCGAGCGCCCCCGAAAGCTGAGCAATGAACTCGTCGAACGCATACGGGACGCTCAAGACCGTCGGCGCGGATGTTGCCATCGCGTAATCCATTCCGACGAGGCGCACGATCCGGTCGTTCGACACCGAGGTCATG
The nucleotide sequence above comes from Rhodococcus sp. KBS0724. Encoded proteins:
- a CDS encoding MFS transporter, with protein sequence MGDPSRRGFISVLAVLLSTGWAANHFASLIPVLRDHEGLSHAVLDGVFGIYALGLLPGLLTGGVLSDRVGRAAVVLPGALVAALGTVFLLLWHNTSGLLVGRLVVGIGAGLAIGAGTAWAADLRGKAGTVLAGVVLTAGFALGPLISGLMAQFAAFPLVTPFVVSALLSVCSVAAAAMWSRTPTPPSAVIPLPADGRRSVRSALIWALPLAPWVFASATVSFVTMSARLGDRYSGPLLPGIAAAITLGAGITVQTVARHRNWGRQAGSAGAGLAALGYCLVAAGGAHPPLVLFVVCALVLGTAYGLCLRSGLLDLETLAPPASRGTLTGIFYVGTYLGFGLPVLLVVLEPSLGPSVPMLALAALAALVAVIRFRAVLASYQPTTPKEFAS
- a CDS encoding carboxymuconolactone decarboxylase family protein; this translates as MNARIQPGRLKELGPINWGIWRVLSKAAGAPDAHLFSTLGRTGGLFRGWLHYSGSLMPGGKISRHDTELIILRVAHLRECDYEMDHHIRLGRKAGIDAQHLARIIEGPTASGLSSRHQAILAAVDELVTTKDVSDSTWKTLSQHLDDRRLIEFTLLVTQYDGLATTIGTLRIQRDFS
- a CDS encoding TetR family transcriptional regulator translates to MAPTDVTATKQRILDAALEEFGTYGLAGARIDRIAKNGNASKERLYAYFGDKVALFHAVLDADFVEAMESVEWVGGDVPQHAVELFDAMTRKPHIQRMMIWGQLQGEGPRMRKQAEEHSSWLPRITAIRKAQDDGTIAAHWNPEDLITLIFGLVLAWVVAPGIADNQSVDAQELDHRREVVREAIIRICKP
- a CDS encoding MFS transporter, whose translation is MTTTDVESGATPPSPEISENPNHQRRWLVLCIVAFAQLMVVLDGTIVSIALPAAQEELGISDLDRAWVVTSYALAFGALLLLGGRIADYWGRKRSFIVGMAGFAVASGIGGIAQSGIELFIARAGQGVFAALLAPAALSMLTTTFIGEKERAKAFAVYGAISGGGAAIGLLLGGVLTQYVDWRWCLLVNIPIALIAIGAAVPIVKETKAHGDTSYDLPGAVLIALGLGSLVYGFTRAEHGWGQTDTLLFIALGLVFLALFVVVESRSKNPLLPLSVPWHRDRGAALIGSMLVGAALLGGTLYLTFYLQIVLGFSPVMAGVGSLPMAFFIVLASTAAAQLSTKIGPKPLMVAGPLVAAVGLLLLTQIEVHSSYWTHVFPGLAIFGFGLGLLMVPMQNLALIGVPDHDAGAASALVNATLQIGGALGTALFTTIYASAKSAFTADNAAPIPPEGMPADLSNAAVPTGDELALLPQPVQDFIASMTDYFFGAEVSGYSAAFGWAAILLAIIAPVVVVLVRAKKGDLPAEGAVHMG
- a CDS encoding SDR family oxidoreductase, whose translation is MSIAVTGATGNLGHLVVEALITRGTPASDIVAVVRNPEKAADLAARGVVVRKADYTDVAALEAAFAGVDKVVLISGSEVGQRLAQHTNVINAAKAAGVGFIAYTSILNAQDTVMKLAAEHKATEDVLAASGVAFALLRNGWYWENFLNDLAGVIERGAVVGAGADGKVAGAARADYADAAAAVVTTDGHEGAVYELGGDERLTYAQFAEKVSEFAGKSVAYQFVSEDAYKGILESVGLPAPVAEILADSDAAIATGALDTESGDLQKLIGRSSTPVAEVLKQA
- a CDS encoding helix-turn-helix domain-containing protein, which encodes MTSTDIPSCAAETDQDPTLEADVFARGCNSRAALQNATGRWGALALAALHEGPYRFSALRRRVDGVSERMLSQTLQALERDGLVHREVLETIPPKVEYSLTELGADVAGKITALIELLESRVPTIVDSQASYDARNQ